In a single window of the Thamnophis elegans isolate rThaEle1 chromosome 8, rThaEle1.pri, whole genome shotgun sequence genome:
- the LOC116512027 gene encoding alpha-(1,3)-fucosyltransferase 9-like — protein MNIPPKVLWSGLAFFLVCFGACLLVYINPTQLWVYLRLSQDNFTSKEGPFLDSDELHNNQRNTTLVLLWLSPFGRTLSPFDCLDLNIPSCYITMDRSMYNRSHAVVFHHRDLWWDLKNLPQQPRPPFQKWIWMNMESPSHSPPKHGLNRLFNLTLNYRRDADIHIPYGLLIFHPNASRAEVPPKDKLLCWIISNPYPQERIRYYKELKKYIKIHTYGKLFGRRLSWKEFMPTVSSCKFYLAFENSIFKDYITEKTYMAFSAGSVPVVLGPPRENYEDYIPPQSFIHVDDFESPRNLSEYLLMLDQNDTLYRSYFEWKKDFGVYRPHFWKSHLCLACDYIQKHPGYKSVGNLQKWFWNDSCSNSFPTH, from the coding sequence ATGAACATACCACCCAAAGTTTTGTGGTCCGGCCTAGCATTCTTCCTGGTTTGCTTTGGGGCCTGCCTGCTGGTCTACATCAATCCCACCCAGCTTTGGGTTTACCTCAGACTAAGCCAGGATAATTTTACATCAAAAGAAGGCCCGTTCTTGGATTCGGATGAACTCCACAATAACCAAAGGAACACCACTCTCGTTCTGCTCTGGCTGAGCCCTTTTGGGCGCACACTTAGCCCGTTTGATTGTCTGGACCTGAATATCCCCAGCTGTTACATCACCATGGATCGGAGCATGTACAATCGGTCCCACGCGGTGGTCTTTCACCACCGAGACCTTTGGTGGGATCTCAAAAACCTCCCTCAGCAGCCCAGGCCTCCGTTTCAGAAGTGGATCTGGATGAACATGGAGTCACCCAGTCACTCGCCCCCCAAGCATGGATTGAATCGCCTCTTCAACCTAACCCTCAATTACCGCAGGGATGCAGATATCCACATACCTTACGGCTTGCTCATCTTTCACCCAAATGCCTCTCGGGCAGAAGTTCCCCCGAAAGATAAACTCCTATGTTGGATAATCAGCAACCCGTATCCACAGGAGAGGATTCGATATTACAAGGaattaaagaaatatattaaaattcaCACTTATGGGAAATTGTTTGGACGCCGCCTGAGCTGGAAAGAATTCATGCCCACCGTTTCCTCTTGCAAGTTTTATCTGGCTTTTGAAAATTCCATCTTTAAAGATTATATTACCGAGAAAACTTACATGGCGTTTTCGGCTGGATCTGTGCCGGTGGTTCTGGGTCCTCCCAGAGAAAATTACGAGGATTACATCCCACCTCAGTCTTTCATCCACGTGGACGATTTCGAGTCACCTAGGAATCTCTCAGAGTACCTTCTGATGCTTGACCAAAATGATACACTATATCGAAGTTACTTTGAATGGAAGAAAGATTTTGGGGTCTACCGTCCTCATTTCTGGAAATCACACTTATGCCTGGCTTGTGACTACATCCAGAAACACCCGGGGTACAAGTCTGTCGGAAATTTACAAAAATGGTTTTGGAATGATAGTTGTAGTAATTCTTTCcctacacattaa